One part of the Eulemur rufifrons isolate Redbay chromosome 16, OSU_ERuf_1, whole genome shotgun sequence genome encodes these proteins:
- the LOC138397169 gene encoding large ribosomal subunit protein eL15-like yields the protein MGAYRYIQELWRKKQSDVMRFLLRVRCWQYCQLSALHRAPCPTRPDKARRLGYKAKQGFVTYRIRVRRGGHKRPVAKGATYGKPVHHGVNQLKFARSLQSVAEEPAGHHCAALRVLNSYWFGEDSMYKFFEVILIDPFHTAIRRNPDTQWITRPVHKHREMRGLTSAGRKNHGLGKGHKFHHTIHGSRRAAWRRRNTLQLHGYP from the coding sequence ATGGGTGCATACAGGTATATCCAGGAGCTATGGAGGAAGAAGCAGTCTGATGTAATGCGCTTTCTTTTGAGGGTCCGCTGCTGGCAATACTGCCAGCTCTCTGCGCTCCACAGGGCTCCCTGCCCCACCCGCCCGGATAAAGCTCGCAGACTGGGATACAAGGCCAAGCAAGGTTTTGTCACATATAGGATTCGTGTGCGCCGTGGTGGCCACAAACGCCCGGTTGCTAAGGGTGCAACCTATGGCAAGCCTGTCCATCATGGTGTTAACCAGCTAAAGTTTGCTCGAAGCCTTCAGTCTGTTGCAGAGGAGCCAGCTGGACACCACTGTGCGGCTCTAAGAGTCCTGAATTCTTACTGGTTTGGTGAAGATTCCATGTACAAATTTTTTGAGGTTATCCTCATTGATCCATTCCATACAGCTATCAGAAGAAATCCTGACACCCAGTGGATCACCAGACCAGTCCACAAGCACAGGGAGATGCGTGGGCTGACATCTGCAGGCCGCAAGAACCATGGCCTTGGAAAGGGCCATAAGTTCCACCACACTATTCATGGTTCTCGCCGTGCAGCTTGGAGAAGGCGCAATACTCTCCAGCTCCACGGTTACCCCTAA